One window from the genome of [Clostridium] celerecrescens 18A encodes:
- a CDS encoding aminopeptidase — MEKTKGQQLQEELTFKFPHIAKDAPYQREEAEMFCEGYKRFLDNGKTERECVREAVAMLEMQGYRPFEAGRSYKTGDKVYYVNRGKAIIATTFGKAGMEQGLRINGAHIDSPRLDLKPNPIFEKNDLAYFKTHYYGGIKKYQWGTVPLAIHGVIIKKNGEIVELNIGEKEGDPVFCVTDLLPHLAGEQNDRKLRDGLKGEELNVLISSIPFIDEAELKEPVKLLALKLLNDRYGITEADFFRAEIELVPAQKACDVGLDHSLIGAYGQDDRVCAYTALMAEIDANMPEYTSVTVLADKEEVGSEGNTGLDSDFVLHYIQDLAAMAQVDVRKVLRNSICLSSDVNAAYDPTFGQVYEDRNSCFLNKGCVLTKYTGVRGKSGSNDASAELMAKIIAMMEQEGIYWQIGELGAVDQGGGGTIAKYVAHMNVDVVDLGVPILSMHSPFELSSKLDVYNTYKAFRAFYK; from the coding sequence ATGGAAAAAACTAAAGGACAACAATTACAGGAGGAACTGACATTTAAATTTCCGCATATCGCTAAGGATGCACCTTATCAGCGTGAAGAGGCGGAGATGTTCTGCGAGGGCTATAAAAGATTTCTGGACAACGGAAAGACCGAACGGGAATGCGTCAGAGAGGCCGTGGCAATGCTTGAGATGCAGGGATACCGTCCCTTTGAAGCCGGAAGAAGCTATAAGACTGGCGATAAGGTGTACTATGTGAACCGCGGCAAGGCCATCATTGCAACCACCTTTGGCAAAGCGGGAATGGAACAGGGGCTTCGCATCAATGGTGCCCACATCGATTCCCCAAGGCTGGATCTAAAGCCTAATCCTATTTTTGAAAAAAATGACCTGGCTTATTTTAAGACCCATTATTACGGCGGAATCAAGAAATACCAGTGGGGAACAGTTCCATTAGCCATCCACGGGGTGATCATTAAGAAAAACGGTGAGATTGTGGAATTAAACATCGGAGAAAAGGAAGGCGATCCCGTATTCTGCGTGACAGATCTGCTTCCTCATCTGGCAGGTGAGCAAAATGACAGGAAATTAAGAGATGGTTTAAAGGGCGAGGAACTGAATGTTCTCATTAGTTCCATTCCCTTTATTGACGAGGCGGAGCTTAAAGAGCCTGTAAAGCTTCTGGCCCTAAAGCTGCTAAACGATCGCTATGGAATTACAGAAGCGGACTTCTTCCGCGCTGAGATTGAGCTGGTACCTGCCCAGAAGGCCTGTGACGTAGGACTGGACCATAGCCTTATCGGTGCTTACGGACAGGATGACAGGGTATGTGCCTATACGGCCCTTATGGCTGAAATCGATGCCAACATGCCTGAATATACGTCGGTCACCGTTCTGGCAGATAAAGAGGAAGTCGGTTCCGAGGGAAATACCGGCTTAGATTCCGATTTTGTGCTTCACTACATTCAGGATCTGGCTGCCATGGCTCAGGTAGATGTAAGAAAGGTGCTCAGAAACTCCATTTGCTTATCCTCCGATGTCAATGCGGCCTATGATCCTACCTTTGGCCAGGTATATGAGGACCGCAATTCCTGCTTTTTAAATAAAGGCTGCGTCCTGACCAAGTACACCGGTGTCCGGGGTAAATCAGGTTCCAACGATGCCAGTGCGGAGCTTATGGCAAAGATCATCGCCATGATGGAGCAGGAAGGTATTTACTGGCAGATCGGAGAGCTTGGCGCAGTGGATCAGGGCGGCGGCGGCACCATTGCCAAATATGTGGCTCATATGAATGTGGATGTGGTGGATTTGGGAGTGCCCATTCTATCCATGCATTCTCCCTTTGAGCTTTCTTCCAAGCTTGATGTATACAATACATACAAGGCTTTCCGGGCATTTTACAAATAA
- the tig gene encoding trigger factor: protein MKKIFKVCMCGLVAAALISGCSKKPAEKPAETETEATGSSAQETLAVEDLTGVDNGTVTLGDYKGIEVTKEPVEVTDDEVNQAVQNDLSVSAKDVEVDRAVQKDDVVNVDYVGTKDGVAFEGGTAQGYDLTIGSGQFIEGFEDGLVGAKKGDKVSLNLTFPEGYQNADLAGKAVVFDVTVNTVKEKQVPELNDAFVQETTSFKTVDEYKEDKKQTLLQNKNDEADQKMKSDIYTAILDGSKVEPKQEAVDANFNNMIARYTNQAAAYGMDFKTFVGAFTGMGEEDFKNIIKTQAEATVEQRLIVNAIAEKEGITITDEDRKEVAVQMGYESAEKMIETAGQFDVDDYIINNKVMDFLTENAVIK from the coding sequence ATGAAAAAAATTTTTAAAGTTTGTATGTGCGGTTTGGTTGCCGCCGCTCTTATTTCCGGATGTTCTAAAAAGCCGGCAGAAAAGCCTGCAGAAACTGAGACGGAAGCAACGGGAAGCTCAGCACAGGAAACTCTGGCTGTCGAGGATTTAACGGGTGTGGATAATGGTACCGTCACCCTGGGAGATTACAAGGGAATTGAAGTGACCAAGGAACCAGTAGAAGTGACCGATGATGAAGTGAACCAGGCGGTTCAAAACGATTTATCCGTAAGTGCAAAGGATGTTGAGGTTGACCGGGCCGTTCAGAAGGACGATGTGGTTAATGTTGACTATGTAGGAACTAAGGATGGTGTAGCTTTTGAAGGCGGAACAGCTCAGGGCTATGACTTGACGATTGGCTCCGGCCAGTTTATCGAAGGATTTGAAGACGGCCTTGTAGGTGCGAAAAAGGGGGACAAGGTATCCTTAAACCTTACGTTCCCGGAAGGTTATCAGAATGCAGATCTGGCAGGAAAGGCTGTGGTATTTGATGTAACAGTCAATACTGTTAAAGAAAAACAGGTTCCTGAATTAAACGATGCTTTTGTTCAGGAAACGACATCCTTTAAGACAGTAGATGAATACAAGGAAGACAAGAAGCAGACTCTTTTGCAGAATAAGAACGATGAAGCAGATCAGAAGATGAAAAGTGATATTTACACTGCCATCTTAGATGGTTCTAAAGTGGAACCAAAGCAGGAAGCCGTTGATGCTAATTTCAATAACATGATTGCCAGATATACAAACCAGGCAGCCGCTTACGGTATGGACTTTAAGACCTTTGTAGGAGCATTTACCGGAATGGGTGAAGAGGACTTTAAGAATATCATAAAGACCCAGGCAGAGGCGACTGTAGAACAGAGACTGATCGTAAACGCCATAGCGGAAAAAGAGGGAATCACAATCACAGATGAAGATCGTAAGGAAGTTGCAGTGCAGATGGGATATGAAAGCGCTGAAAAGATGATCGAGACCGCAGGCCAGTTTGATGTAGATGATTATATTATAAACAATAAAGTAATGGATTTCCTTACAGAGAACGCAGTTATTAAATAA
- a CDS encoding xanthine phosphoribosyltransferase, producing the protein MQLLKDRIRKDGKIKSGDVLKVDSFLNHQMDIKLFVEIGKEFKRRFADYEVNKILTIEASGIGIACIVAQYFDVPVVFAKKSKTKNIAGDVYTTPVESFTHGRTYDIMVSKEFLGAGDKVLLIDDFLANGKALEGLAAIVKDSGAKLVGAGIVIEKGFQPGGDRLRAEGIQVESLAIVESMDETTGTISFRGDR; encoded by the coding sequence ATGCAGCTTTTAAAGGACAGAATACGGAAAGATGGAAAGATTAAGTCTGGTGATGTGCTGAAAGTAGACAGTTTTTTAAATCATCAGATGGATATCAAGCTGTTCGTAGAAATTGGAAAGGAATTTAAGAGACGCTTTGCCGATTATGAAGTCAATAAAATTTTAACCATTGAGGCTTCCGGCATTGGCATAGCCTGTATCGTGGCCCAGTACTTTGATGTACCTGTGGTATTTGCAAAGAAATCAAAGACTAAGAATATAGCAGGTGATGTATATACCACTCCGGTGGAATCCTTTACCCACGGAAGGACCTATGACATCATGGTTTCCAAAGAATTCCTGGGAGCCGGTGACAAGGTATTGCTGATTGATGATTTTTTAGCCAACGGAAAAGCCCTGGAAGGTCTGGCTGCAATCGTAAAGGATTCCGGTGCAAAGCTGGTTGGCGCAGGAATCGTGATTGAAAAGGGCTTCCAGCCCGGTGGAGACCGATTAAGAGCGGAAGGAATCCAGGTAGAGTCCCTGGCCATTGTGGAAAGCATGGATGAAACAACAGGGACCATATCCTTTAGGGGTGACCGATGA
- a CDS encoding HAD family hydrolase, producing MSEKRKALFFDIDGTLFSEVNRNVPESAKEAIAQARKNGHLVFINSGRTDCLIGSIKELIQVDGYCCGCGTRIIAEDQVLFSAAIPHERGIEIKRIIQEYDLDGVLEGTESCYFKEGTSRLPQVERMRQIVEREGNLSPYGWDEDCYDFDKFCVFADEKSDLKGFSRALGLDFEIIDRGSGFYECVPSQYSKATAIELVLKHYGIALEDTYVFGDSTNDLSMFEYAKNCILMGHHSVELEPYATFYTKNVEDDGVAYAMKKLGLA from the coding sequence ATGAGTGAGAAAAGAAAGGCCTTGTTTTTCGATATTGACGGCACGCTTTTTTCCGAGGTAAACCGGAATGTGCCTGAAAGTGCTAAAGAGGCAATTGCACAGGCTCGAAAGAATGGTCATCTGGTATTTATCAATTCCGGGCGCACTGATTGCCTGATCGGTTCCATCAAAGAGCTGATCCAGGTGGATGGCTATTGCTGCGGCTGCGGAACCCGCATTATAGCGGAAGACCAGGTTCTTTTTTCAGCGGCGATCCCTCACGAGCGGGGGATTGAGATCAAGCGTATCATACAGGAATATGACCTGGATGGAGTTTTAGAAGGAACGGAAAGCTGTTACTTTAAAGAAGGAACCTCCCGCCTTCCACAGGTGGAGAGAATGAGGCAAATCGTAGAACGGGAGGGGAACTTATCGCCCTACGGCTGGGATGAGGACTGTTACGACTTTGATAAGTTCTGTGTTTTTGCAGACGAAAAAAGTGATTTAAAAGGTTTTTCCCGGGCCTTGGGACTGGACTTTGAGATCATTGACCGGGGCAGTGGATTTTATGAATGCGTTCCTTCCCAGTATTCCAAGGCAACAGCCATTGAACTGGTTTTAAAGCACTATGGAATCGCTCTGGAAGATACCTATGTGTTTGGTGACAGTACCAATGACTTATCTATGTTTGAATATGCGAAGAACTGCATTCTTATGGGGCATCACAGCGTGGAGCTGGAGCCTTATGCAACCTTTTATACCAAGAATGTGGAAGACGATGGAGTGGCCTATGCGATGAAGAAGCTGGGACTGGCTTGA
- a CDS encoding NAD(P)/FAD-dependent oxidoreductase, with protein MKDVSNNYDVIIVGAGPSGIFCAYELIEKKPDLKILMIEKGRRIENRTCPKRTTKTCVGCKPCSITTGFAGAGAFSDGKLSLSPDVGGNLPEILGYDKTVELLKESDNIYLKFGADTNVYGVDKQKEIQEIRRKAIGANLKLIECPIRHLGTEEGYKIYTRLQEHLLEQGVEMAFNTMVKDIIIENNKATGVITDKEEICYAPEIVSAIGREGSDWFSHICENHGIETKVGTVDIGVRVEVRDEVMEFLNKNLYEAKLVYHTPTFDDKVRTFCTNPSGEVATEYYENGLAVVNGHAYKSQEYKTNNTNFAILVSKNFTKPFKTPIEYGKQIAQLSNMLCDGKILVQTFGDFQRGRRTTEERLCRNNLIPTLKDAVPGDLSLVFPHRIMVDIKEMLLALDKVTPGIASEETLLYGVEVKFYSNKVVVNTDFETSVEGLRAIGDGASVTRGLQQASANGLSVARSILAAMK; from the coding sequence ATGAAGGATGTTTCAAACAATTACGACGTCATCATCGTTGGTGCAGGCCCCTCAGGTATTTTCTGCGCCTATGAGCTGATCGAGAAAAAGCCGGACCTTAAGATTCTAATGATCGAAAAGGGCCGCCGGATCGAAAACCGGACCTGTCCGAAGCGGACGACAAAAACATGCGTAGGCTGCAAGCCATGCTCCATCACCACAGGCTTTGCAGGAGCCGGAGCATTTTCCGATGGAAAATTATCCTTATCTCCCGATGTTGGCGGAAACCTCCCTGAAATACTTGGATATGATAAAACAGTGGAGCTGCTTAAGGAATCAGACAACATTTACTTGAAATTCGGCGCAGACACCAATGTTTATGGCGTTGACAAGCAAAAAGAGATTCAGGAAATCCGCCGCAAGGCCATTGGAGCCAACTTAAAGCTGATCGAATGTCCCATCCGCCATTTGGGAACGGAAGAAGGCTATAAGATCTACACCCGCCTCCAGGAGCATTTATTGGAGCAGGGAGTTGAAATGGCATTCAACACAATGGTAAAGGATATTATCATCGAAAATAATAAAGCGACGGGCGTCATCACCGATAAGGAAGAGATCTGCTATGCACCGGAAATCGTGTCCGCCATCGGCCGCGAAGGCTCTGACTGGTTTAGCCACATCTGTGAAAACCACGGTATTGAAACCAAGGTGGGAACTGTAGATATCGGAGTCCGGGTAGAGGTCCGGGACGAGGTCATGGAATTCTTAAACAAGAATCTTTATGAAGCAAAGCTTGTTTACCATACCCCAACCTTTGACGACAAGGTTCGTACCTTCTGTACCAACCCTTCCGGTGAGGTAGCCACAGAATACTATGAAAACGGGCTGGCAGTTGTCAACGGTCATGCCTACAAATCCCAGGAATACAAGACTAATAACACCAACTTTGCAATCCTGGTATCCAAAAACTTTACAAAACCCTTTAAGACTCCCATTGAATACGGCAAGCAGATCGCCCAGCTGAGCAACATGCTCTGTGACGGCAAGATCCTGGTACAGACCTTTGGCGATTTCCAAAGAGGCAGACGTACCACAGAGGAGCGCCTATGCCGCAATAATCTGATCCCCACCTTAAAGGATGCGGTTCCGGGTGATTTATCCCTGGTATTTCCTCACCGCATCATGGTTGACATAAAAGAAATGCTTCTTGCACTGGACAAGGTGACTCCTGGTATTGCCAGCGAGGAAACCCTGTTATACGGTGTAGAGGTAAAATTCTATTCCAATAAGGTTGTGGTCAATACGGACTTTGAAACCAGCGTAGAGGGCCTGCGCGCCATCGGCGACGGTGCTTCTGTAACAAGAGGGCTTCAGCAGGCATCTGCCAACGGATTAAGCGTGGCCAGAAGCATTCTGGCAGCCATGAAATAA
- a CDS encoding tetratricopeptide repeat protein — protein sequence MQQAKTFIRKTAWISIFPQLTVMGTLMFVFSLFIRPIYIDVILGSATYLVLSMVLERGIAHNHRKGILLTKMGNYTQAIEEYKKSYDLFCKHSWIDKYRYITLLSSSRYSYTEMALVNLAFCYLHCENVELAKQYYQKTLKLFPDNEMAINALNAIKSFESKTDNLTT from the coding sequence ATGCAACAAGCTAAAACATTTATTCGTAAAACCGCCTGGATATCAATATTTCCCCAGTTAACTGTAATGGGAACATTAATGTTTGTCTTTAGTTTATTTATTAGACCAATATACATAGATGTCATTCTTGGGTCAGCTACTTACCTGGTATTATCTATGGTATTGGAGCGAGGTATCGCACATAATCATAGAAAAGGAATTTTGCTAACAAAAATGGGAAATTATACTCAAGCAATTGAAGAATACAAAAAAAGCTATGATTTGTTTTGCAAGCATTCATGGATTGATAAGTATCGTTATATTACGTTATTATCTTCAAGTAGATACTCTTATACCGAGATGGCATTAGTCAACTTGGCTTTTTGTTATTTACATTGTGAAAACGTTGAGCTTGCGAAACAATACTATCAGAAGACACTTAAGCTCTTCCCAGATAATGAAATGGCTATAAACGCTTTAAATGCGATAAAATCCTTTGAAAGTAAAACTGACAATTTAACTACTTAA
- the pth gene encoding aminoacyl-tRNA hydrolase has product MYIIAGLGNPTREYEKTRHNVGFEAVDVLADKLGASVTEKKHRAFYGTGRIGFEKVILSKPQTFMNLSGESIRAMADFYKVEPDHIIIICDDINLTEGQLRIRSKGSAGGHNGLKNIINHLGTQEFLRIRVGVGEKPKEMDLADYVLGRFPREQAAIMDQAYKDAAEAAIMVVTEGAEAAMNHFNRKK; this is encoded by the coding sequence ATGTATATCATCGCAGGATTAGGAAACCCCACCAGGGAATATGAAAAAACCAGACATAATGTAGGGTTTGAAGCTGTGGACGTTCTGGCGGACAAACTGGGGGCCAGTGTAACGGAAAAAAAGCACAGGGCATTTTATGGAACCGGAAGGATCGGATTTGAAAAGGTTATTTTATCAAAACCACAGACCTTTATGAACCTAAGCGGAGAGAGCATCCGGGCCATGGCGGATTTTTACAAGGTGGAGCCAGACCACATCATTATCATCTGCGATGACATCAACTTAACGGAAGGCCAGTTAAGAATCCGGTCAAAGGGAAGCGCCGGAGGCCATAACGGCTTAAAGAACATCATAAACCATCTGGGAACCCAGGAATTTTTAAGGATCCGTGTGGGAGTGGGTGAAAAGCCAAAGGAAATGGACCTGGCGGACTATGTTTTGGGCCGTTTCCCCAGAGAACAGGCAGCGATTATGGACCAGGCGTACAAGGATGCAGCAGAAGCAGCTATTATGGTGGTTACAGAGGGAGCGGAAGCAGCGATGAACCATTTTAACAGGAAGAAGTAA
- the mfd gene encoding transcription-repair coupling factor, producing the protein MSDLFEKPLRELKDFEDLSGDLLKRAGPVMASGCMDSQKVHLMYESAKQEGLRLVVTYDDTRAREIYEDLRFFDPDVWLYPARDLLFFSADIHGNLLTKQRMTVFRHLMEKSSGWVVTTFDGLMDHLLPLEYLKEQVLSVEGGQTIDVEKWKKRLTELGYERMAQVDGMGQFSIRGGIIDVFPLTEELPVRIELWDDEVDSIRTFDIESQRSIEQLESIRIYPATEMALTGGQIQEGIESLEKELKKYEKDLRAQSKIQESARIRSIVSEFLEGLKEGFRQHGLDGYIHYFCRESVSFLEYFRGENSVLFLDEPERLKEKGETVEMEFRESMIHRLENGYLLPGQTGLLYTAKEMLARVQTKTTVYLTGLEQKLSGFTVKNRYSFQVKNVNTYQNGFELLIKDLTRWKKEGYRVILLSASRTRASRLAGDLREYDLRAYCPDDGGEGQEVKPGEILVTFGNLHRGFEYSMIKFIVITEGDMFGVEKKKRKRKKTSYEGTKIQNFSDLSIGDYVVHEEHGLGIYRGIEKIEQDGVIKDYLKVEYADNGNLYLPATRLDGIQKYAGAEAKKPKLNRLGGDQWNKTKTRVKGAVKEIARELVQLYATRQQTHGFQYGEDTVWQKEFEEMFPYEETEDQWDAIEATKTDMESRKIMDRLICGDVGYGKTEIALRAAFKAAQEGKQVVYLVPTTILAQQHYNTFAQRMKDFPVRVDLMSRFRTPGQMKKTLEDLKRGLVDIVIGTHRVLSKDVQFKDLGLLIIDEEQRFGVAHKEKIKQLKENVDVLTLTATPIPRTLHMSLVGIRDMSVLEEPPVDRMPIQTYVMEHNDEMVREAIHRELSRGGQVYYVYNRVSNIDEVANHIASLVPEAAVTFAHGQMHEHELERIMFDFVNGEIDVLVCTTIIETGLDIANANTMIIQDADRMGLSQLYQLRGRVGRSSRTSYAFLMYKRDKLLKEEAEKRLQAIREFTELGSGIKIAMRDLEIRGAGNVLGAEQHGHMEAVGYDLYCKLLNQAVLELKGQRKEEESYETVVDCDIDAYIPTSYIKNEYQKLDIYKRISSIENEEEYMDMQDELMDRFGDIPKPVDNLLKVAGLKALAHSAYVTEVNINRQEVRLTMYKNARLKVEGIPKIIDQYRGDLKFQMGEVPRLTYLDRKKNQSTDAMISQAEVILKQMLELSEKNEKM; encoded by the coding sequence ATGAGTGATCTATTTGAAAAACCATTGAGGGAATTAAAGGATTTTGAAGACCTTTCCGGTGATCTGTTAAAAAGAGCCGGACCTGTCATGGCCAGCGGCTGTATGGATTCCCAAAAGGTTCATCTGATGTATGAATCGGCAAAACAGGAAGGCTTAAGGCTGGTGGTTACTTATGATGACACCAGAGCCAGGGAGATCTATGAGGACCTGCGCTTCTTTGATCCTGATGTTTGGCTGTATCCGGCCAGGGATCTTCTGTTTTTCAGCGCGGACATCCACGGAAATTTACTGACCAAGCAGCGTATGACTGTGTTCCGTCATTTGATGGAGAAATCCTCCGGCTGGGTTGTCACGACCTTTGACGGGCTTATGGACCACCTTCTTCCGCTTGAGTATCTTAAGGAACAGGTGCTGTCTGTGGAAGGCGGTCAGACCATTGACGTAGAAAAATGGAAAAAACGTCTTACAGAGCTGGGATATGAGCGTATGGCCCAGGTAGATGGCATGGGACAGTTCTCCATCAGAGGCGGGATCATTGACGTATTCCCTTTGACCGAGGAGCTGCCGGTGCGTATTGAGCTGTGGGATGATGAGGTTGACTCCATCAGAACCTTTGATATTGAGAGCCAGAGATCCATTGAACAGTTAGAGAGCATACGGATCTATCCTGCCACGGAAATGGCTTTGACAGGGGGTCAGATCCAGGAGGGAATCGAATCCCTGGAAAAGGAATTAAAAAAATACGAGAAGGATTTAAGGGCACAGTCTAAAATCCAGGAGTCCGCCAGGATCCGTTCCATTGTATCCGAATTTTTGGAAGGGCTTAAGGAAGGGTTCCGGCAGCACGGGCTGGACGGCTATATCCATTACTTCTGCCGGGAGAGCGTGTCTTTTCTGGAGTATTTCCGCGGGGAAAATTCGGTACTTTTCCTGGATGAGCCGGAACGGTTGAAAGAAAAAGGAGAAACCGTTGAAATGGAGTTCAGGGAAAGCATGATACACCGCCTGGAAAACGGTTACCTCCTTCCGGGACAGACCGGTCTTCTATATACTGCAAAAGAGATGCTGGCCAGGGTCCAGACAAAGACGACAGTTTATTTGACCGGCCTTGAACAGAAGCTTTCCGGTTTTACAGTAAAAAACCGCTATAGCTTCCAGGTGAAGAATGTAAATACCTATCAGAATGGGTTTGAGCTTTTAATAAAGGATTTAACCAGATGGAAAAAGGAAGGATACCGGGTAATCCTTTTATCCGCTTCCAGGACCAGGGCCAGCCGTCTGGCAGGAGATCTAAGAGAGTATGATTTACGGGCCTACTGTCCTGATGATGGGGGAGAGGGTCAGGAGGTAAAGCCAGGGGAGATCCTGGTCACCTTTGGAAACCTCCACCGGGGCTTTGAATATTCCATGATAAAATTTATCGTCATAACGGAAGGCGATATGTTTGGCGTGGAAAAAAAGAAGCGGAAACGGAAAAAGACCTCCTATGAAGGAACCAAGATTCAAAACTTTTCGGATCTTTCCATCGGTGATTACGTGGTCCATGAGGAACATGGTCTTGGTATTTACCGGGGAATCGAAAAAATCGAGCAGGATGGAGTCATCAAGGATTATTTAAAGGTAGAATACGCCGACAACGGGAATTTATATCTTCCCGCGACAAGGCTAGACGGAATCCAGAAGTATGCCGGCGCCGAAGCGAAAAAACCAAAGCTGAACCGGCTGGGAGGGGATCAGTGGAACAAGACTAAGACCAGGGTAAAAGGCGCGGTAAAAGAGATTGCCAGGGAGCTGGTGCAGCTCTATGCGACCAGGCAGCAGACTCATGGATTTCAGTACGGAGAGGATACGGTCTGGCAGAAGGAATTTGAAGAGATGTTTCCATATGAGGAAACCGAGGATCAGTGGGATGCCATAGAGGCGACCAAGACGGATATGGAGAGCAGGAAAATCATGGACCGTCTGATCTGCGGGGACGTTGGATACGGAAAGACGGAAATCGCCCTCAGGGCCGCATTCAAGGCGGCACAGGAAGGAAAACAGGTCGTCTATCTGGTTCCGACGACCATCCTTGCCCAGCAGCACTATAATACCTTTGCCCAGCGTATGAAGGATTTCCCTGTCCGGGTGGATTTAATGTCCCGTTTCCGGACTCCGGGGCAGATGAAAAAGACCCTGGAGGATTTAAAACGGGGACTGGTGGATATTGTGATCGGAACACACAGGGTCCTGTCAAAGGATGTGCAGTTTAAGGATCTGGGCCTTCTTATTATTGATGAGGAACAGCGTTTCGGCGTGGCCCATAAAGAAAAGATCAAGCAGCTGAAGGAAAATGTCGATGTCCTGACCTTAACGGCCACTCCCATTCCAAGGACTCTGCACATGAGTCTGGTTGGAATCCGTGACATGAGCGTGCTGGAGGAACCTCCCGTAGACCGTATGCCCATCCAGACCTATGTCATGGAGCATAACGATGAAATGGTGCGGGAGGCCATTCACCGGGAGCTTTCCCGCGGAGGACAGGTTTATTATGTGTACAACCGGGTAAGCAACATCGACGAGGTAGCAAACCATATTGCCAGTCTGGTTCCAGAGGCGGCAGTAACCTTTGCCCATGGGCAGATGCACGAGCATGAACTGGAACGGATCATGTTTGATTTTGTTAACGGAGAAATCGATGTCCTGGTCTGCACGACCATCATTGAGACCGGACTTGACATTGCCAATGCCAACACCATGATCATCCAGGATGCAGACCGCATGGGCCTTTCACAGCTATACCAGCTCCGTGGGCGTGTAGGCCGTTCCAGCCGTACTTCTTATGCATTTCTAATGTATAAGCGGGATAAGCTGCTAAAGGAAGAGGCAGAAAAACGACTTCAGGCCATCCGTGAATTTACAGAACTGGGTTCCGGGATCAAGATCGCCATGCGGGATTTAGAGATCCGGGGGGCAGGCAATGTTCTGGGAGCGGAACAGCATGGACATATGGAGGCAGTAGGGTATGACCTTTACTGCAAGCTCTTGAATCAGGCGGTTTTAGAGCTTAAGGGACAGAGGAAGGAAGAAGAAAGTTATGAAACCGTGGTGGACTGTGACATTGATGCATACATCCCAACTTCCTATATTAAGAATGAATATCAGAAACTTGATATTTATAAGCGGATTTCCAGCATTGAGAACGAAGAAGAATATATGGATATGCAGGATGAGCTGATGGATCGTTTCGGTGACATTCCTAAGCCTGTTGATAACTTGCTTAAGGTGGCCGGCTTAAAGGCTCTGGCCCACAGCGCTTATGTGACAGAGGTTAATATCAACCGTCAGGAGGTCCGCCTGACCATGTATAAGAATGCAAGGCTTAAGGTAGAGGGGATTCCGAAGATCATTGATCAGTACCGCGGGGATTTAAAGTTCCAGATGGGAGAAGTACCAAGGCTTACGTATCTTGACAGAAAGAAAAATCAGTCCACTGATGCCATGATCAGCCAGGCTGAGGTGATATTAAAGCAAATGTTGGAATTGTCAGAAAAGAATGAAAAAATGTGA
- the spoVT gene encoding stage V sporulation protein T, with protein sequence MKATGIVRRIDDLGRVVIPKEIRRTLRLREGTPLEIFTDREGEIILKKYSPMVELTAFASQYAEAMAQTTGLTVCISDRDQIIAVAGGSKKELMQKTISKQLENLINERTVVVAGKDDKGFIPLSGETLEGITAQVVAPIICEGDAIGAVALLSREPRARFGDMEIKLATTAAGFLGRQMEG encoded by the coding sequence ATGAAAGCAACTGGAATTGTAAGACGAATTGACGACCTGGGACGTGTAGTTATACCGAAAGAAATCAGAAGGACGCTCCGGTTACGTGAAGGGACTCCGCTTGAAATATTTACAGACAGGGAAGGAGAAATCATTTTAAAGAAATATTCTCCGATGGTAGAACTTACTGCTTTTGCTTCCCAATATGCAGAAGCCATGGCTCAAACTACCGGACTTACCGTATGTATCAGCGACAGAGATCAGATCATTGCTGTGGCAGGAGGATCTAAGAAGGAACTAATGCAGAAGACCATCAGCAAGCAATTGGAGAACCTTATCAATGAACGCACGGTTGTAGTGGCCGGAAAAGATGACAAGGGCTTTATTCCTCTGTCAGGGGAAACTCTGGAAGGAATAACGGCTCAGGTGGTGGCTCCCATTATCTGTGAGGGCGATGCAATTGGAGCAGTAGCCTTATTGAGCAGAGAACCAAGAGCACGTTTTGGAGATATGGAAATAAAGCTGGCTACAACGGCCGCCGGATTTTTAGGCCGTCAGATGGAAGGCTAG
- a CDS encoding AE-binding protein has translation MKVFVPEEDDYNDGDIPEIDTEPYKDGFYVEPLPESERPRRDGPGGN, from the coding sequence ATGAAGGTTTTTGTACCAGAGGAAGATGATTATAACGATGGCGATATCCCGGAAATTGATACGGAACCATACAAAGATGGTTTCTACGTTGAACCATTACCGGAATCAGAACGGCCAAGGCGGGATGGTCCCGGGGGAAATTAA